From the genome of bacterium, one region includes:
- a CDS encoding GDSL-type esterase/lipase family protein codes for MHNVYKLNKLIGIVVFGLFILLTSSVFSQDKPDRTAIIARLYQHYWDRIKSFEAENQTFKKVVLLGDSITEGFKIEQYFPGRPFINRGIVADGIGVNTTGILHRLDNSVFDCNPSHVFILIGINDLAAGRSQDTILRVYREVLTRIQSRLPKVKVYIISVLPCRGKYAHLNQMVLDFNAKLKSLADEFQYHYLDLHALLKDENGELREEFTADGLHLKPPAYEIWKQEIDRLLTNLNPQTTDTVVPSKP; via the coding sequence ATGCATAATGTGTATAAACTCAATAAACTGATTGGTATTGTGGTGTTCGGATTATTTATTCTGTTAACGTCCAGTGTCTTCTCGCAAGATAAACCGGATAGAACCGCCATTATTGCAAGACTCTACCAGCATTATTGGGATAGAATTAAATCGTTTGAAGCTGAGAATCAAACATTTAAAAAAGTAGTTTTACTCGGTGATTCGATTACTGAAGGGTTTAAGATTGAACAATATTTTCCTGGTCGCCCGTTTATTAACCGAGGGATAGTCGCTGATGGTATCGGAGTTAATACCACCGGTATCCTGCATCGGCTCGATAATTCAGTGTTCGACTGCAATCCGTCGCATGTTTTTATCCTCATCGGGATAAACGACCTCGCTGCGGGGAGAAGTCAGGATACTATTCTACGGGTATATCGCGAAGTATTAACCCGAATTCAAAGTCGGTTACCGAAAGTTAAAGTATATATAATTTCCGTTCTACCCTGTCGCGGGAAATACGCGCATCTGAATCAAATGGTACTAGATTTCAATGCGAAACTGAAATCGTTGGCTGATGAATTTCAGTATCACTATCTGGATTTACATGCGTTACTCAAAGATGAAAATGGTGAACTGCGGGAAGAGTTTACCGCTGATGGACTCCATCTCAAACCGCCTGCCTATGAAATCTGGAAACAAGAGATTGACCGGTTGCTAACCAACCTGAATCCGCAAACAACTGATACGGTTGTTCCTTCAAAACCATAG